One genomic window of Sphingomonas ginsengisoli An et al. 2013 includes the following:
- a CDS encoding iron-containing alcohol dehydrogenase: protein MTSFRFNPGPRLLSGPGRSRDLAEQLPAGPVLFVTDADVRRLGLPDDALAALAQSGRQVTVFDAVEADPSRSTLLAAVEAGRDAGVASVIGFGGGSPMDVAKLAAYLLGSGDDLDRIWGVGLATGARLPLALVPTTAGTGSEATPVAVITCEGAEKRGVNSPALIADWAVLDAELTLGMPRALTAATGIDAMVHAIEAYTSAHAKNPLSDLYAREALRLLGANLITACEDPGDRDARSAMLLGAHLAGLAFANAPVAGVHALAYPLGGIHHLPHGLSNALMLRHVLGFNAEAAREHYAELAEVLDPDCSALGSQARAALLIERLDRLVIDSGLQPRLRDHGIGFEEAPTLAREAMKQQRLLVNNPVPISEADAQRLYEAAW, encoded by the coding sequence ATGACGTCCTTCCGCTTCAATCCCGGCCCGCGGCTGCTGAGCGGCCCCGGGCGCAGCCGCGACCTCGCCGAGCAGCTTCCCGCCGGACCGGTGCTGTTCGTCACCGACGCCGACGTGCGGCGGCTGGGACTGCCCGACGACGCCCTCGCTGCGTTGGCCCAGAGCGGACGGCAGGTCACCGTCTTCGACGCAGTCGAAGCCGATCCGTCGCGGTCGACATTGCTGGCCGCGGTCGAAGCCGGCCGCGACGCGGGTGTGGCGAGCGTGATCGGGTTCGGCGGGGGCAGCCCGATGGATGTCGCCAAGCTCGCCGCTTATCTGCTCGGCTCGGGCGACGACCTCGACCGCATCTGGGGGGTCGGGTTGGCGACGGGCGCGCGCCTGCCGTTGGCGCTCGTTCCCACCACCGCCGGCACCGGCAGTGAGGCGACTCCGGTCGCGGTGATCACCTGCGAAGGCGCCGAGAAGCGCGGGGTCAACAGCCCGGCGCTGATCGCCGACTGGGCGGTACTCGACGCCGAGCTGACATTGGGTATGCCGCGCGCACTGACCGCCGCGACGGGCATCGACGCGATGGTCCACGCGATCGAGGCTTACACCTCGGCGCACGCCAAGAACCCGCTGTCGGATCTCTACGCCCGCGAGGCGCTGCGGTTGCTCGGCGCCAACCTCATCACGGCCTGCGAAGACCCGGGCGACCGCGATGCGCGCTCGGCGATGCTGCTCGGCGCGCATCTTGCCGGGCTGGCCTTCGCCAACGCGCCCGTCGCCGGCGTCCATGCGCTCGCTTATCCGCTCGGCGGGATCCACCATCTGCCGCATGGGCTCAGCAATGCGCTGATGCTGCGCCACGTGCTCGGCTTCAATGCGGAGGCGGCGCGCGAGCATTATGCCGAGCTGGCCGAAGTGCTCGACCCCGACTGCAGTGCTCTCGGCAGCCAGGCCCGGGCGGCGCTGCTCATCGAGCGGCTCGACCGGCTGGTGATCGACAGCGGGCTTCAGCCACGCCTGCGCGATCACGGCATCGGCTTCGAGGAAGCACCGACGCTTGCGCGCGAAGCGATGAAGCAACAACGACTGCTGGTGAATAATCCGGTTCCGATCAGCGAGGCCGATGCCCAGCGGCTTTACGAGGCGGCGTGGTGA
- a CDS encoding acyl-CoA thioesterase has product MSRPAAPARADFRHWQTVTTRWADNDAYGHVNNTVYYQWFDSVVNAWLVERGLLDIAAGDPIALVAETGCAYFAPLSFPGEVEVGLVVAELGRSSVRYRIGVFAPGAATAAAAGEFVHVAVGRNDRRPVPWPEAWRAALASLS; this is encoded by the coding sequence GTGAGCCGCCCGGCCGCGCCCGCCCGCGCCGACTTCCGCCACTGGCAGACTGTTACTACGCGCTGGGCCGACAACGACGCCTACGGGCACGTCAACAATACCGTCTATTACCAATGGTTCGACAGCGTAGTGAACGCGTGGCTCGTCGAGCGGGGGCTGCTCGACATCGCCGCCGGCGACCCGATCGCGCTGGTCGCGGAAACAGGCTGCGCCTATTTCGCGCCGCTCAGCTTTCCCGGCGAAGTCGAGGTTGGCCTTGTGGTCGCCGAGCTTGGCCGCTCGTCGGTGCGTTACCGGATCGGGGTATTCGCGCCCGGTGCGGCGACGGCCGCGGCGGCGGGTGAATTCGTCCATGTCGCGGTTGGCCGAAACGACCGCCGCCCGGTGCCGTGGCCCGAGGCTTGGCGCGCCGCCTTAGCCAGCCTCAGCTGA
- a CDS encoding NAD(P)H-dependent flavin oxidoreductase, whose translation MAVPRIFDQLRLPVIGAPLFIVSNPALVIAQCKAGVVGSFPALNARPQSQLDEWIHEITEALSAHDRDHPDAPAAPFAVNQIVHRSNERFEEDVATCAKWKVPIVITSLGAREELNTAVHSWGGITLHDVIDDRYARKAIEKGADGLIAVAAGAGGHAGKWSPFALVQEIRKWFDGPLALSGSIATGGAILAAQAMGADFAYIGSPFIATDEARADEGYKQGIVASGAGDIVYSNLFTGIHGNYLRSSIAAAGLDPDNLPESGPEAMSFASASGAKAWRDIWGSGMGIGVIDRVQPTADLVARWAAEYSAARGRLAIS comes from the coding sequence ATGGCCGTGCCACGGATTTTCGACCAGCTGCGCCTGCCCGTGATCGGCGCGCCCTTGTTCATCGTCTCCAACCCGGCGCTGGTGATCGCCCAGTGCAAGGCCGGCGTGGTCGGCAGCTTTCCCGCGCTCAACGCGCGCCCGCAAAGCCAGCTCGACGAGTGGATTCACGAGATCACCGAGGCGCTCAGCGCGCATGACCGCGACCATCCGGACGCGCCAGCCGCGCCCTTCGCCGTCAACCAGATCGTACACCGCTCGAACGAGCGGTTCGAGGAGGATGTCGCGACCTGCGCCAAGTGGAAGGTGCCGATCGTCATCACCTCGCTCGGTGCGCGCGAGGAGCTCAACACCGCAGTCCATAGCTGGGGCGGCATCACGCTCCATGACGTGATCGACGACCGCTACGCCCGCAAGGCGATCGAGAAAGGCGCGGACGGCCTCATCGCGGTCGCCGCTGGCGCCGGCGGTCATGCCGGCAAATGGTCGCCGTTCGCGCTGGTGCAGGAAATCCGCAAATGGTTCGACGGGCCGCTGGCGCTGTCGGGCTCGATCGCGACCGGCGGGGCGATCCTCGCCGCGCAAGCGATGGGCGCCGACTTCGCCTACATCGGCTCGCCCTTCATCGCCACCGACGAGGCCCGCGCCGACGAAGGCTACAAGCAGGGAATCGTTGCCAGTGGCGCGGGCGACATCGTCTATTCCAACCTCTTCACCGGTATCCACGGCAATTATCTGCGCTCATCGATCGCCGCGGCCGGGCTCGACCCCGACAATCTGCCCGAGAGCGGCCCCGAAGCGATGAGCTTCGCCAGCGCCAGTGGAGCCAAGGCATGGCGCGACATCTGGGGCTCGGGAATGGGGATCGGGGTCATCGACCGGGTTCAGCCGACCGCCGATCTCGTCGCCCGGTGGGCGGCCGAATATAGCGCGGCTCGTGGCCGGCTGGCGATCAGCTGA
- a CDS encoding hybrid sensor histidine kinase/response regulator, translated as MADQDHASPASTQLAAFDVFRAFADNLPQLAWIADAEGSIYWYNQRWLDYTGTTLDQMFGWGWTTVHDPAELDRVVANWRAALAAGEPWEDTFPLRRADGTFRTFLSRANPCHGADGAITHWFGTNTDITDQLIAEERMREAQQRLAAALEASETGTFFWDMRSNALDWDEALDRLFGLPPGKTARSLDQFLAMVHPDDRAGVVERCERCVAEGADFDMEFRVIRPDGEQRWLYDRGKTVLDADGKPALLSGACVDITARRHSEEAARIGAREIEAIYQAAPVGLTVLDQHGRYVRINQRLAEINGVAADDHIGRTLRDVVPALAEAGEALFDRVLAGEEVWGLEMTGETAAQPGVQRTWRENWLPMRDDDGSIIGVTISAEEITQAKESERRLLASEERYRALFESMEQGFCVVEVTPGDDGKVDHRFIEINPAFSRQSGLPPSVIGHSIKEAVPDLEQSWSDHYAEIARTGISQRFVEHAAPLGRWFEVYAFRIGDPARRHVAILFSDVTERVRREEDLRLRLNAIPQMVWSTRPDGFHDFYNDRWYEYTGTPPGSTDGEGWNDMFHPDDQERAWARWRASLASGEPYEIEYRLRHNSGDYRWVLGRALPVRDEEGEIVRWMGTCTDVDDTVRARTALEESEATLRAVIESMPVGLMFSDATGKLTGRNQRIGDILLTEPPLTKEVGDYARDYRSFHGDGRPVENHEFPLARVVSGAEQRPELECQVTRGDGSLAWVRYVAAPIEDAGGNLVGGVVATIDIDREKRLAEGLEREVEKVVGEREAAQEALRQSQKLEAMGQLTGGVAHDFNNLLTPIIGSLDLLHRKEVGDARMQRLVDGALQSAERAKTLVQRLLAFARRQPLQPTAIDVGQIVEDMADLIASTSGPRVRVAVTVAPGLPPARADGNQLEMALLNLSVNARDAMPSGGRLNIDVRSADAPSDLPDLAGRPHIVLTVADTGLGMDEETLARCIEPFYSTKGVGKGTGLGLSMVHGLAAQLGGALRIDSREGEGTWIELWLPVSAERVGEAERTSRAAREAGQGLVLLVDDEELVRESTASMLTDLGYRVVEAKSAEQALELVKDGLHPDLLVSDHLMPGLSGTDLAVRLRARLPSLPVLIVSGYAESDALAPAFPRLTKPFRQADLAAAIGAIRGEAPPPSAPAASG; from the coding sequence ATGGCCGACCAAGACCACGCGTCGCCGGCTTCGACACAGCTTGCGGCTTTCGACGTCTTCCGCGCCTTCGCCGACAATCTGCCCCAGCTGGCGTGGATCGCCGACGCCGAAGGTTCGATCTACTGGTACAACCAGCGCTGGCTCGATTACACTGGCACCACGCTCGACCAGATGTTCGGTTGGGGTTGGACCACCGTCCACGATCCCGCCGAACTCGACCGGGTGGTGGCCAATTGGCGCGCCGCGCTGGCCGCGGGCGAGCCGTGGGAGGACACGTTCCCGCTGCGCCGCGCCGACGGCACGTTCCGCACCTTTCTGTCGCGCGCCAATCCCTGTCACGGCGCAGATGGCGCCATCACCCACTGGTTCGGGACCAACACCGACATCACCGACCAGTTGATCGCCGAAGAACGGATGCGCGAGGCGCAGCAGCGGCTCGCCGCCGCGCTCGAGGCGAGCGAGACCGGGACCTTTTTCTGGGACATGCGCAGCAACGCGCTCGACTGGGACGAGGCACTGGACCGCCTGTTCGGCCTGCCGCCCGGGAAGACCGCGCGCAGCCTCGACCAGTTCCTGGCGATGGTTCACCCCGACGATCGCGCTGGGGTGGTCGAACGGTGCGAGCGCTGCGTTGCCGAGGGCGCTGACTTCGACATGGAATTCCGCGTCATCCGCCCGGATGGCGAGCAGCGCTGGCTGTACGACCGCGGCAAGACCGTACTCGACGCCGACGGCAAGCCCGCGCTCCTGTCGGGCGCATGCGTCGACATCACCGCCCGCCGGCACTCGGAAGAAGCGGCGCGGATCGGCGCTCGTGAAATTGAGGCAATCTACCAGGCCGCGCCGGTCGGGCTGACTGTGCTGGACCAGCATGGCCGTTACGTCCGGATCAACCAGCGGCTTGCCGAGATCAATGGGGTCGCGGCCGACGACCATATCGGCCGCACGCTGCGCGATGTCGTGCCCGCGCTCGCCGAAGCCGGCGAAGCGCTATTCGACCGGGTGCTTGCCGGCGAGGAGGTCTGGGGGCTGGAGATGACGGGCGAGACTGCCGCCCAGCCCGGGGTCCAACGCACCTGGCGCGAAAACTGGCTGCCGATGCGCGACGATGACGGTTCGATCATCGGCGTCACCATTTCGGCCGAGGAGATCACCCAGGCCAAGGAGTCCGAGCGCCGCCTGCTCGCCAGCGAGGAGCGCTACCGGGCATTGTTCGAATCGATGGAGCAGGGTTTCTGCGTCGTCGAGGTCACGCCCGGCGACGACGGGAAGGTCGATCACCGCTTCATCGAAATCAACCCGGCCTTCTCACGGCAGAGCGGTCTTCCCCCGAGTGTGATTGGCCATTCGATCAAGGAGGCGGTTCCCGACCTCGAGCAAAGTTGGTCGGACCATTATGCCGAGATCGCGCGGACCGGCATCTCCCAGCGTTTCGTCGAACATGCTGCGCCGCTTGGCCGCTGGTTCGAAGTCTATGCCTTTCGGATCGGCGATCCGGCGCGGCGACATGTGGCCATCCTGTTCAGCGACGTCACCGAGCGGGTGCGCCGCGAAGAGGATTTGCGGCTTCGCCTCAACGCCATTCCGCAGATGGTCTGGTCGACCCGCCCCGACGGTTTCCACGATTTCTACAACGACCGCTGGTACGAATATACCGGCACGCCGCCGGGATCGACCGACGGCGAGGGCTGGAACGACATGTTTCATCCCGACGACCAGGAGCGCGCCTGGGCGCGGTGGCGCGCTTCGCTGGCCAGCGGCGAACCCTATGAGATCGAATATCGCCTGCGCCACAACAGCGGCGACTATCGCTGGGTGCTCGGCCGCGCGCTGCCGGTGCGCGACGAAGAGGGCGAGATCGTCCGCTGGATGGGGACCTGCACCGACGTCGACGACACTGTCCGCGCCCGCACCGCGCTCGAGGAATCCGAAGCGACCCTGCGGGCAGTGATCGAGAGCATGCCGGTCGGACTGATGTTCTCCGACGCGACGGGCAAACTCACCGGGCGCAACCAGCGGATCGGCGATATCCTCCTGACCGAGCCGCCACTGACCAAGGAAGTCGGCGACTATGCGCGGGACTATCGCTCCTTTCACGGTGACGGGCGACCGGTCGAGAACCATGAATTCCCGCTGGCTCGTGTTGTCAGCGGGGCCGAGCAGCGACCCGAACTCGAATGCCAGGTGACGCGCGGCGACGGTTCGCTCGCCTGGGTCCGCTACGTCGCCGCCCCAATCGAGGATGCCGGCGGCAATTTGGTGGGCGGGGTGGTCGCCACGATCGACATTGACCGCGAGAAGCGGCTGGCCGAAGGGCTCGAACGCGAAGTCGAGAAGGTCGTTGGCGAGCGCGAGGCCGCGCAGGAGGCACTCCGCCAGTCGCAGAAGCTTGAGGCGATGGGCCAGCTCACCGGCGGGGTGGCGCACGACTTCAACAATCTGCTCACCCCGATCATCGGCAGTCTCGACCTGCTCCATCGCAAGGAAGTCGGTGACGCGCGGATGCAGCGGCTGGTCGACGGCGCGCTGCAGTCGGCCGAGCGGGCCAAGACGCTGGTCCAGCGCCTGCTCGCCTTCGCCCGCCGCCAACCGCTCCAGCCGACGGCGATCGACGTCGGCCAAATCGTCGAGGACATGGCCGACCTCATCGCCAGCACATCGGGGCCGCGGGTGCGGGTGGCGGTGACGGTCGCGCCGGGGCTGCCGCCAGCCCGTGCCGACGGCAACCAGCTCGAGATGGCGCTGCTCAACCTCAGCGTGAACGCGCGCGACGCCATGCCGAGCGGCGGCCGGCTCAATATCGACGTCCGTTCGGCCGACGCGCCGTCCGACCTGCCCGACCTCGCCGGCCGGCCGCACATCGTCCTCACGGTCGCCGACACCGGGCTCGGGATGGACGAGGAGACGCTCGCCCGCTGCATCGAGCCGTTCTACTCGACCAAGGGCGTCGGCAAGGGCACCGGCCTCGGCCTGTCGATGGTCCACGGCCTCGCCGCCCAGCTCGGCGGCGCCCTTAGGATCGACAGCCGCGAAGGCGAGGGCACCTGGATCGAGCTGTGGCTCCCGGTCTCGGCCGAACGCGTCGGCGAGGCCGAGCGAACCAGTCGCGCCGCCCGCGAGGCCGGGCAGGGCCTCGTGCTGCTGGTCGACGACGAGGAACTGGTGCGCGAATCGACCGCGTCGATGCTGACCGACCTCGGCTATCGCGTGGTCGAGGCAAAGTCGGCCGAGCAGGCTCTCGAGCTGGTCAAGGACGGGCTGCACCCCGACCTTTTGGTCTCCGATCATCTGATGCCGGGACTGAGCGGGACCGACCTCGCCGTTCGCCTCCGCGCCCGCCTGCCGAGCCTGCCGGTGCTGATCGTCTCAGGCTACGCCGAGAGCGATGCGCTGGCGCCGGCCTTCCCGCGCCTGACCAAGCCGTTCCGCCAGGCGGACCTCGCCGCCGCCATCGGGGCGATCAGGGGTGAGGCGCCCCCGCCGAGCGCCCCAGCCGCAAGCGGGTAA
- a CDS encoding Na+/H+ antiporter has product MHAVQTFELVLLLLGAVVALQWLAEKVGLPPSSALLVGGGALAFLPGIPVIELDPELALVLFLPPLLLDGAYFTAFGRFRRHLPGILSLAVGAVVFTTLVVGVAVHLILPILPWPACFALGAIVSPPDAVAARAVLQRVQLPRRLQALLEGESLLNDATGLVLFRFAVAATLSGVFSPGAAIGQFALLALGGVAVGIGVGYLWVWILRRLTNETLVVTTATLLCWVAYLAGEAVHVSGVIATVTAGLIFGWYQHVIMPAAVRLQGNAFWRTLTFCLEALVFILIGSSLRSVLDRAGGLEQVLTNLWGPILCILAAVVLARFVWVFATDYLLRLLCLAGSKRARPLGERQAVVLAWTGMRGVVTLAVALTLPADFPGRDFILVAAFAVILMTVVVQGSTLGLLIRAVKPEDHEPPAKVPLPQAEAAIARAKLAEAERHAYGPDGEVVHPQLLDMYQKRAAATEKYARDADGFMDNIRGHFDIMLKALAAGRATLIRLHRKGEIEDETLHNLERDLDLEELGLIYQREG; this is encoded by the coding sequence GTGCACGCCGTCCAGACCTTCGAATTGGTGCTCCTGCTGCTGGGCGCGGTGGTGGCCCTGCAATGGCTGGCCGAGAAAGTCGGCCTGCCACCGTCCTCGGCGCTGCTGGTCGGCGGCGGAGCGCTCGCTTTCCTGCCTGGCATCCCCGTGATCGAACTCGATCCAGAACTCGCGCTGGTCCTATTCCTCCCACCACTTTTGCTCGACGGCGCTTACTTCACGGCCTTCGGCCGCTTCCGCCGTCACTTGCCGGGCATCCTTTCGCTGGCGGTCGGGGCGGTGGTCTTCACCACCCTGGTGGTCGGCGTGGCAGTGCACCTCATCCTGCCCATCCTGCCGTGGCCGGCCTGCTTCGCGCTTGGTGCGATCGTCTCGCCGCCCGATGCGGTGGCGGCGCGCGCGGTCCTCCAGCGGGTCCAGTTGCCGCGCCGGCTGCAGGCATTGCTCGAAGGGGAGAGCCTGCTCAACGACGCGACCGGGCTGGTACTGTTCCGCTTTGCCGTCGCCGCCACCCTGAGCGGCGTCTTCAGCCCCGGCGCCGCGATCGGCCAGTTCGCGCTGCTAGCGCTGGGCGGCGTCGCGGTCGGGATCGGGGTCGGTTATCTGTGGGTGTGGATCCTGCGCCGGCTTACGAACGAGACGCTGGTGGTGACTACCGCCACCCTGCTGTGCTGGGTTGCCTATCTGGCCGGAGAGGCGGTCCACGTCTCGGGAGTGATCGCGACCGTCACCGCGGGCCTGATCTTCGGCTGGTACCAGCATGTCATCATGCCCGCCGCGGTCCGGCTGCAGGGCAACGCTTTCTGGCGGACACTAACCTTCTGCCTCGAGGCGCTGGTGTTCATCCTGATCGGCTCGTCACTGCGCAGCGTGCTCGATCGTGCGGGCGGGCTCGAACAGGTGCTGACCAACCTGTGGGGGCCGATCCTGTGCATCCTCGCGGCGGTCGTGCTCGCCCGCTTCGTCTGGGTGTTCGCGACCGATTATCTGCTGCGCCTGCTGTGCCTCGCCGGCTCGAAGCGCGCCCGTCCGCTCGGCGAACGGCAGGCGGTGGTCCTCGCCTGGACCGGGATGCGGGGCGTGGTGACCCTGGCCGTCGCGTTGACCCTGCCGGCCGATTTTCCCGGCCGCGACTTCATACTGGTCGCCGCCTTCGCGGTCATCCTGATGACGGTGGTGGTGCAGGGCAGCACGCTCGGGCTGCTGATCCGCGCGGTCAAGCCGGAGGATCATGAGCCCCCGGCCAAGGTGCCGCTGCCGCAGGCCGAGGCGGCGATCGCCCGCGCCAAGCTCGCCGAAGCCGAGCGCCATGCCTACGGCCCCGACGGCGAGGTCGTGCACCCGCAACTCCTCGACATGTACCAGAAGCGCGCCGCCGCGACCGAGAAATACGCCCGCGATGCCGATGGCTTCATGGACAATATCCGCGGCCATTTCGACATCATGCTGAAAGCGCTCGCCGCCGGTCGCGCGACGCTGATCCGGCTCCATCGCAAGGGCGAGATCGAGGACGAGACGCTTCACAATCTCGAACGCGACCTCGATCTTGAGGAATTGGGCCTGATTTATCAGCGCGAGGGCTGA
- a CDS encoding ArnT family glycosyltransferase: MADWLWVLLFLALAAAFLFVDPRTAPLALQDEARNANNALEMYLTGPSLVTTFGFQPDLWNTKPPMLIWLMDLSMTLFGPSEWSMRLPSALAALGTLLASVLFTRRTTGSLAVALTAGGMLLLSPGFFGEHGARTADFDALLTLFVTLALQRLFFAVHQARPSVASLLLIGALVAAGALTKSIAAFIPMVGVVFYLIAIGRFGRVLRQTPRFALAAATAVIPLVVFYVLRERAAPGYVAAALTNDLAGRFSQSLNVPSTPLFYLTSLPVGWFIAGPFLVAAPLAFSKLPSRAKLLFFYALAIAGFSLLVLSTATNRALQYALPVFPWLAIIAALSLRHLVGMVSGAWRSNRRVEAITLGTALGLTGLVLVQQSIDWRYHRFPERDFYPQASYGDLFATLAARGTTAVTVVDPGSLHLGRPGYAPLLRWHQLVWRERGLVAHRVMAEAPGLSGLLASCQPAVIAGWTDAQAVGSCEVRWSKPVGRSAALSQR; encoded by the coding sequence GTGGCGGACTGGCTGTGGGTGCTACTGTTCCTCGCGCTCGCCGCCGCCTTCCTGTTCGTCGATCCGCGCACGGCGCCGCTGGCGCTGCAGGACGAAGCACGCAACGCCAACAACGCCCTCGAAATGTATCTGACCGGGCCCAGCCTGGTCACGACCTTCGGCTTCCAGCCCGACCTGTGGAACACCAAGCCGCCGATGCTGATCTGGCTGATGGACTTGAGCATGACGCTGTTCGGCCCGTCCGAATGGTCGATGCGGCTGCCATCAGCGCTGGCGGCGCTTGGGACCTTGCTGGCCAGCGTGCTGTTCACCCGCCGGACGACCGGCTCGCTGGCGGTCGCGCTGACCGCGGGGGGGATGCTGCTACTGAGCCCAGGCTTTTTCGGCGAGCATGGGGCACGGACCGCCGACTTCGATGCGCTGCTGACCCTGTTCGTCACGCTTGCGCTGCAGCGCTTGTTCTTCGCGGTCCACCAAGCACGACCGAGCGTGGCGTCGCTGCTTCTGATCGGCGCGCTGGTGGCCGCCGGAGCGCTGACCAAGAGCATCGCCGCCTTCATCCCAATGGTCGGGGTGGTGTTCTACCTCATCGCCATCGGCCGCTTCGGGCGGGTACTCCGGCAGACGCCGCGCTTCGCCCTCGCCGCGGCGACGGCCGTCATTCCGCTGGTGGTCTTTTACGTTCTGCGCGAGCGGGCTGCGCCAGGCTATGTCGCCGCGGCGCTCACTAATGACCTTGCCGGGCGGTTCAGCCAGTCGCTCAACGTCCCGAGCACGCCACTATTCTATCTGACCTCGCTGCCGGTTGGTTGGTTCATCGCCGGCCCGTTCCTCGTCGCGGCCCCGCTCGCTTTCTCCAAGCTCCCGTCTCGCGCGAAGCTGCTGTTCTTTTATGCGCTGGCGATCGCGGGATTCTCGCTGCTGGTGCTGAGCACAGCGACCAACCGCGCGTTGCAATATGCCCTTCCGGTCTTTCCCTGGCTGGCGATCATCGCCGCTCTGTCGCTCCGCCACCTTGTCGGAATGGTGAGTGGCGCCTGGCGGTCCAATCGCCGGGTCGAGGCAATCACGCTCGGCACCGCGCTCGGGCTGACCGGGCTGGTCCTCGTGCAGCAATCGATCGACTGGCGTTACCATCGCTTTCCCGAGCGCGATTTCTACCCGCAGGCGTCGTATGGCGACCTGTTCGCCACGCTAGCCGCACGCGGCACGACCGCTGTCACGGTCGTCGATCCGGGTAGCCTTCATCTTGGCCGGCCGGGCTATGCGCCCTTGCTGCGCTGGCACCAGCTGGTCTGGCGGGAGCGCGGCCTCGTCGCGCACCGCGTGATGGCAGAGGCGCCGGGGCTTTCCGGCCTGCTCGCCAGCTGCCAGCCCGCGGTGATCGCCGGGTGGACCGATGCCCAAGCGGTCGGCAGCTGCGAGGTGCGCTGGTCAAAGCCGGTCGGACGGTCCGCCGCCCTTTCCCAGCGCTAA